A single region of the Epinephelus moara isolate mb chromosome 12, YSFRI_EMoa_1.0, whole genome shotgun sequence genome encodes:
- the LOC126398467 gene encoding adenosine 5'-monophosphoramidase HINT3-like: MGTRDASGSEDCPFCLIVNNQAETEILLSDDELLCFRDMKPGAIHHYLVIPRTHIDNCKCLQGDHIPLVERMIEMATSVLEKNKVGDLSDVRMGFHIPPFSSVPHLHLHALAPASKMNFKAQLHYGPQSHWFITVDKVLSQLRTCGKVR; this comes from the exons GGGAGCGAAGACTGTCCTTTCTGCTTGATAGTGAACAACCAGGCTGAGACAGAGATCCTGCTGAGC GATGATGAGCTGCTCTGTTTCCGTGACATGAAGCCTGGAGCCATACATCACTACCTCGTTATTCCCAGGACTCATATTGACAACTGCAAATGTCTCCAGGGGGATCACATACCTCTGG TGGAGCGGATGATAGAAATGGCTACCAGTGTACTAGAGAAGAATAAAGTCGGCGACCTGAGTGACGTCAG GATGGGGTTTCACATTCCTCCATTCTCATCTGttccccacctccacctccacgcTCTGGCTCCAGCCAGTAAGATGAACTTCAAGGCGCAGCTTCACTACGGGCCACAGTCTCACTGGTTCATTACA GTCGACAAGGTGCTGTCTCAGTTGAGGACTTGTGGCAAGGTCAGATGA